The Tursiops truncatus isolate mTurTru1 chromosome 9, mTurTru1.mat.Y, whole genome shotgun sequence DNA segment CGGCCGCACTGCGCGCAGGCGAAGGGCCTGGCGCCGCTGTGGGCCCTGGAGTGGGCCACCAGGTTGGGCCGCGAGCCGAAGCGGCGGCCACACTGCGCGCAGGCGAAGGGCCGTTCGCCCGTGTGCACCCGCCGGTGCCGCGCCAGGTGCTGCCCGTGGGCGAAGCCGCGCCCGCAGTCCGGGCAGAGGAAGGACCGCTGGCTCGCGGGAGCGCCCGGGGGCGCCGGTGTGCTTCGGGGCGCGCAGGCCGAGGGCTCGGTGGCAGCGGCGGGGTCCACGGTGGCGCCCAGTGTGCACTCGTCGCACCCGAAAGGGCGCCCCTCGTCACAGTGCAGACGCTGGTGCATGGCGAGGTTCTTCTTCCAGCCGAAGCTCAGGCCGCAGTCGGAGCAGGAGAAAGGCTTGGGCCCGGGAGGGGACGGAGTTGGGGACGGGGCAGGGGACGTGGGCGAGGCGGACGCGTCGGGTGAGGATGGGGCGCGGCCGGCCGCCTCGTGGACCCTCTGGTGCCGCACCAGGTGTTGCTTGTGCGTGAAGCTGCGCGCGCACTGCGCGCACTGGTAGGGCCTCTCGCCCGTGTGGATGCGCTGGTGGCGGATCAGGTGCGTCTTCTTGCGAAAGCGCTTCTCGCACTCGGGGCAGGGGAAGGGCCGCTCGCCCGTGTGCGTCTTCTGGTGCGAGCCCAGGTGTATCTTCTGGCTGAAGCGCTTGCCGCACTCTGCGCACGGGAAGGGCCGCTCGCCCGTGTGCGTGCGCAGGTGGCGGGTCAGGTGGGCCTTCTTGCTGAAGCGCTTGCCGCACTCGGAGCACGGGAAGGGCCGCTCGCCGCGGTGGCTGCGCTGGTGCAGCAGCATGTGCGCGCGCTGCGTGAAGCTGCGGCCGCAGTCCGGGCAGGCGCAAGGGCCCTCGCCGCGGTGCAGCCTCTGGTGCAGCCGCAGGGTCAGCTGGTCGCGGAAGCGGCGCTCACACTCCCCGCAGCCATAGGGCTTCTCCGAGGTCGGAACCCACCCCGCCAGCGCGAGCCCGCCCAGTGCCCCTGGGGCCCCCGGGGCCCCCGGCTCCAGCTTATAGGCGGCGGCCAGAGGCCCCAGGTCAGGTGcgggaagggggctggggagtAATGACAGATGCTGGGGCCATTccacctcctctcctgcct contains these protein-coding regions:
- the ZNF467 gene encoding zinc finger protein 467 isoform X2 is translated as MRETFEALRSLGLSVGQPEMAPQSEPGEESQNAQEQMSPPREERALGKCSGEEWMIRQVKVEAEDHEAGEEVEWPQHLSLLPSPLPAPDLGPLAAAYKLEPGAPGAPGALGGLALAGWVPTSEKPYGCGECERRFRDQLTLRLHQRLHRGEGPCACPDCGRSFTQRAHMLLHQRSHRGERPFPCSECGKRFSKKAHLTRHLRTHTGERPFPCAECGKRFSQKIHLGSHQKTHTGERPFPCPECEKRFRKKTHLIRHQRIHTGERPYQCAQCARSFTHKQHLVRHQRVHEAAGRAPSSPDASASPTSPAPSPTPSPPGPKPFSCSDCGLSFGWKKNLAMHQRLHCDEGRPFGCDECTLGATVDPAAATEPSACAPRSTPAPPGAPASQRSFLCPDCGRGFAHGQHLARHRRVHTGERPFACAQCGRRFGSRPNLVAHSRAHSGARPFACAQCGRRFSRKSHLGRHQAVHTGSRPHACAVCARSFSSKTNLVRHQAVHTGSRPFSCPQCAKSFSRKTHLARHQRIHGGAAHPTSESNLLAPVWPTPTEVVASPLFF
- the ZNF467 gene encoding zinc finger protein 467 isoform X1, translated to MRETFEALRSLGLSVGQPEMAPQSEPGEESQNAQEQMSPPREERALGKCSGREAPRPEEGAPTEQAEAPCRGGRACAPRKAEPMGSCPGEEWMIRQVKVEAEDHEAGEEVEWPQHLSLLPSPLPAPDLGPLAAAYKLEPGAPGAPGALGGLALAGWVPTSEKPYGCGECERRFRDQLTLRLHQRLHRGEGPCACPDCGRSFTQRAHMLLHQRSHRGERPFPCSECGKRFSKKAHLTRHLRTHTGERPFPCAECGKRFSQKIHLGSHQKTHTGERPFPCPECEKRFRKKTHLIRHQRIHTGERPYQCAQCARSFTHKQHLVRHQRVHEAAGRAPSSPDASASPTSPAPSPTPSPPGPKPFSCSDCGLSFGWKKNLAMHQRLHCDEGRPFGCDECTLGATVDPAAATEPSACAPRSTPAPPGAPASQRSFLCPDCGRGFAHGQHLARHRRVHTGERPFACAQCGRRFGSRPNLVAHSRAHSGARPFACAQCGRRFSRKSHLGRHQAVHTGSRPHACAVCARSFSSKTNLVRHQAVHTGSRPFSCPQCAKSFSRKTHLARHQRIHGGAAHPTSESNLLAPVWPTPTEVVASPLFF
- the ZNF467 gene encoding zinc finger protein 467 isoform X3 yields the protein MGSCPGEEWMIRQVKVEAEDHEAGEEVEWPQHLSLLPSPLPAPDLGPLAAAYKLEPGAPGAPGALGGLALAGWVPTSEKPYGCGECERRFRDQLTLRLHQRLHRGEGPCACPDCGRSFTQRAHMLLHQRSHRGERPFPCSECGKRFSKKAHLTRHLRTHTGERPFPCAECGKRFSQKIHLGSHQKTHTGERPFPCPECEKRFRKKTHLIRHQRIHTGERPYQCAQCARSFTHKQHLVRHQRVHEAAGRAPSSPDASASPTSPAPSPTPSPPGPKPFSCSDCGLSFGWKKNLAMHQRLHCDEGRPFGCDECTLGATVDPAAATEPSACAPRSTPAPPGAPASQRSFLCPDCGRGFAHGQHLARHRRVHTGERPFACAQCGRRFGSRPNLVAHSRAHSGARPFACAQCGRRFSRKSHLGRHQAVHTGSRPHACAVCARSFSSKTNLVRHQAVHTGSRPFSCPQCAKSFSRKTHLARHQRIHGGAAHPTSESNLLAPVWPTPTEVVASPLFF